The Cytobacillus sp. NJ13 sequence CGAGCAGCCTGGCGAAGCAGCAGATATTTTGTTAAAGAACGCTCCGGACCTGGACAGCGAATTGGTCAAAAAGAGCCAGGAATGGCTTTCCCCCCGCTATCAGGATGATGCTTCAAGATGGGGTGAACAAAAGCTTGCGGTCTGGGAAAACTATGCAGACTGGATGCATGAAAATGGTCTTTTAGATAAAGAATTAGATGCCGGCAAAGCTTTTACAAATGACTTCCTGCCGGAATAAGGAGAGTTCAAATATGGCAAACGCACTTGTAAGCATTCAGATCATACCGAAAACAAAAGATGGGGAAAATGTTATACCTTACGTTGATGAAGCAATTAGTGTCATTCAGCAATCCGGTGTTAAGTACGAAGTTCATCCCCTCGAGACAACGATGGAAGGCGATTTAGAGCATTTATTGAAAATCATAGCTGATATGAATAGAAAAATGATTGAAAAAGGAAGCAGCAATGTGATCTCACAGGTAAAGATTCTATATCAGCCGGACGGAATTGAAATGAGTGATTTAACGGAGAAATACCGTCCATGATAAATGTGTTCAGAAAAGGATGGAGGCCGGCTGCGGTTCTCCTCCTTTTATTCATTATTTGGGAATTGGCAGTAAATCTGGCAGAAGTTCCTGCATGGCTTCTGCCTCCGCCGACCGATATCGTTCTTGAAGCGATTTCGGGCTGGGAGGGCTTCCACCTTCATCTTCAATCGACAGTCATGCTTTCCCTATTGGGATTTATCATTGGCACCGTCATAGGATTACTCACAGCTGTTATCCTGCACTTATTGCCTTTTATAAGGGAGTCGGTTTACCCTCTCCTCATACTTTCACAGAATGTGCCTATAATTGTTCTGGCTCCTTTGCTGGTTGTATGGTTTGGTTTCGGGATACTGCCAAAGCTGATTGTCATCACGCTGGTTTGCTTCTTCCCCATCACTGTTGCTGCATTGGACGGCTTTCGCCAAACCCCCGGAGAACTTAGGCATTATATGCTGATGGCAGGGGCCAGCAAAGGACAGCTGTTTTGGAAGCTGGAGCTTCCCTATTCCCTTCCCTCTTTATTTTCAGGGCTAAAAATCTCCGCAACCTATAGTGTGATGGGTGCTGTAATATCCGAATGGCTCGGGGCTAAAGCAGGAATAGGTGTTTATATGACTTTGGCCTCTTCTTCATTTCGGACAGACCGTGTTTTTGTTGCCATTTTTGCGATTATGCTGTTAAGCTTGTTGTTTTTTGGAGGAATATTACTGGCTGAACGTTTGCTTATTAAATGGAAGGCACGGGAGAGTGGCAGGAAATGATACAATTATCAGTTAATCATTTAACCAAAAGTTTTGATTCAAATCAGGTTTTAGACAATTTGAGTTTTCATGTAAATGAAGGGGAGTTTGTTTCGATTTTAGGTCCTTCAGGGAGCGGAAAGAGCACCATTTTCAACCTGATTGGCGGGATGCTCCTGCCTGACGAAGGCTCTATAACGCTTGGGAATGTGAAGATCAACGGCAAACCCGGTTCAATAAGCTATATGCCTCAGACACCTTCCCTAATGCCATGGAGAACCATTCTCCAAAACGTTCTGCTTGGCCAGGAGATTATGGGGAAAACCGATTCCGAAACGGCCAGAAAAATGCTTCAAAAAGCTGGTCTCGGCGACTATGAAAAGGCATATCCCCATGAGTTATCAGGGGGGATGAAGCAAAGGGCTGCCTTTATCCGGGCACTATTAAGCCCGCAGCCAATCATATTGCTGGATGAACCTTTTTCAGCTTTAGATGAGCTTACCCGCCATGATATGCAAAAATGGCTTCTCGATATTTGGAATGAGCATAAGCCGACAATTCTGTTTGTAACCCACAATATCGAAGAAGCCATTTACCTCTCTGATCGAATTTTAGTACTGAGCAGCAAGCCTGCTAAAGTAATTAAAGAATATAAGGTACCATTTACCAGGCCAAGAATGGAGGAACTTTTTCTCAATGAAAATTTCCTTGCCTGCAAAAGAAACATCCATCATGCGCTGAAAAATCATTAGGAGGCAACAGCATGGATAAGTATATTGATGCCCATATTCATCTTGATAAGTACAGCAATATTGAATTAGAGAAAATGTTTCATGAGCTGCCGTTTCAGCTTTCACTTGTTACAGTTTCAAGCGATTTAGCATCCTGCAAAAGAAATCTTGCTCTTGCAGAAATTTATCCCTTTGTTAAACCTGCCTTTGGTTTTCACCCTGAACAGGTTCTGCCCAGTGATCATGATATTTCAGAGCTTTTCAGCTGGATAAAGATTCACATAGAGCATATGGCTGCTGTTGGCGAGGTTGGCCTTCCATACTATTTAAGGTCTGATGGGAGCAAGCAGCTTGGCGGATATATTGAGCTTCTCGAAGAATTCATTAAGCTCGCTAAAAGGTGGGATAAGCCCATTGCCCTCCATGCAATTTATGATGATGCACCGATTGTGTGCAATTTATTGGAAAAGCATTCGATTAAAAAAGCTCATTTTCACTGGTTTAAAGGTGACACCGCAGCCGTAAGCAGGCTGATTGCCAATGGCTATTACATCTCCTTTACTCCAGATATTGTGTACGAAAAAGAAATACAGGATCTTGTACGGGATTACCCGCTGGAAAAAATGATGGCAGAAACAGATGGTCCATGGGAATTCGAAGGCCCTTTTATAAACAAGCCTACCCATCCAGCAATGATGGCCCATTCCATCAGTGTCCTTGCTGAACTAAAAGAAATAGCTTTCAGCAGCGCTCTTATGAAGCTATATGATAATACAAAAAGCTTCTATAATATTGATTGATTAAACAGCCTTACGGTCTTTTACCATAAGGCTGTTTTTTATTCAGGCTAGATAAATATAATCATTTCGCACCATTCCTAATTTTGGAAATATGGGTTAATCTTATATTGGACAATACTTTTAGGAGGTATGTGATGAAAAGGTATATTTTCTTGTTATTGACTATTTTACTAGTCTTCTCAGGCAATGTTTCTGCAGAGCCCAAAAGCCGTTCTGCTGATTTGACTGAGAAAGATTTCATGAAAGCCGTATTGAAGGCTGATGAGTTTAAGGAATATAAATCCTCCATTTTAAAAGATGCAGCCGCCAAGCCAAAAGCTCTTGTTGATGAAAAAGGAAAACAATATGGCTGGACAGTTCAATATGAAATTGAATACAAAGAAAAAAATGTTTTCTTAGATAAAGAGGCCCTTGTAAATTTCTCTTCACTTCTATCGTTTTCATATGAGTCCGGCGGAAACGGATTAAAAGTCCGGCTTGTCGATTACAGCAGGCTTATTGAGGATCAGGCTTTTTATGTAAAAGACCTTAAGACTGATGCAGAAACCAAAATAGATATCTCAAAAGACAGCACCTTTACTGAATATTTGCTCGAGGTTGAAAAGAAAAAAACACAGCTGATTGAGGGAGCAGTGAAAAGCAATGCTGACTTCTCCGATAAAATCACAGCAGCAGGCGAGTTATGCTACTACTGCACAAAATATGAATGGCGCGGCGGATACCCTTGCTCATCCGCAAATACTGAGCCTGAAGTTTCAGTGTCTTCCCAGCTTAAAAAAAGCGGACTTAATCCAGATTCGGTAATCATTGACTGTTATGTACCACGCCATAAAGTATGTGTTAGCGGTGAATGGAGAACCTATTGTCCTATTCAATAAGAAAGCTCCAGGCTTATGCTTATCGTTGAAAACCATAAGCATAAGCCTGGAGCTAGAGTTATAAAACCGGCTAAGCAGATGCTTAGCCGGTTTTGTTATCCCTTCGTGCCTGATGCGATATTTGAACCTTCTATAAAGTGCTTCTGGAAGAAGAAGAATAGCAGAACAACTGGCAGGAGAACCATGACTGACATGGCCATCAGGTAATGCCATTGTGTCTGCACTGTTCCCTTGAAGGTCTGAAGCCCGATTTGCAGTGTGTACAGACTTTCATCATTTATATACAATAATGGTCCGAGAAGATCATTCCATGCCCCATTAAATGAAAAAATGGCCACTGTAATAAGAGCTGGCTTTGTCAGCGGAAGCATGATATGCCACCAGATTTGCAGATGATTCGCACCATCAAGTACTGCTGCCTCTATCAGTTCATTAGGAATGGTCATCATAAACTGGCGCAAAAGGAAGATGAAAAAGGCACTCCCCAAAAAAGCTGGAACAATCAGCGGCAGGTACGTATTTACCCAGCCAAGCTTCGAAAATAGAATGTACTGAGGCACCATCGTAACAAACCCCGGAATCAGCATGGTTGATAACACAACTATAAACAAAGCATTTCTTCCTTTAAAACGGATTTTCGCAAATGCATAAGCAACGAGCGAATTGACAAGAACACTTCCAGCCATTCCGCAAAAGGCAATAAAAAACGTATTCATTGCCCAGCGTGTAAACGGCGCTGTTTTCCAGGCTTCAACATAATTGGAAAAATGGAATTCTTTTGGCATAAAGGTAGGCGGATATTGGGCAATCTCAGCAGGAGATTTCAATGATGTCGAAATCATCCACCACAGCGGAGATAATACCAGTACACTTCCTGCTAATAACACGATAAAAATAATCGTCTGCTTTAATTTATCTTTGAATTTTTTTGTCTCGTAAAACTTCGGTGCTGCAGCAGTCCTCATTTATTATCTCCCCCCTCATAATGAACCCATTTTTTGCCGAGTTTCATATTAATGATTGTCAGTACCATTACGACAATGAACAGAAGCCAGGCCATTGCAGATGCATAACCCATGTCAAACACTTCAAACGCATTATTCCACATATGCAGATTGTAGAATAGGAGTGAGTTTCCTGGTCCTCCGCTTCCGTTTTCTGTCATGACATATGCTTCTTGAAAGATCTGGAAGGAACCAATGGTACTAGTCAGCACATCGAAGAAAATGATTGGTGAAATCATTGGCAGGGTGATATAAAAGAATTTCTGCATAACACCTGCCCCATCCAGATCCGCTGCTTCATACAGAGAAGCTGAAACTCCCTGCAGACTTGCAAGGTAAAGCAGCATCCCTCCTCCGACGCTCCACATTTTCATCAAAAGCAAAGCTGGTTTCGTCCATTCCGGATCAAACAGCCAGGCTGGCCCTTCAATCCCCATCCATGCAAGGAACGTATTTACCAGTCCTGTCGAAGGACTTAGCAGCTGCATCCACAAAAAGTAAACCGCAACACCTGAAAGGATAGCAGGCAGATAATAAAGTGTGCGGAAAAATTTCATGCCTCTTACCTTCTGATTTAAAAGAACCGACAGAAAAATCGCCCCTGCAGTAGTCAGCGGGACAGAGAATAAAACATAATAAAGAGTATTCCATAAAGACGTTTTAAAAAGATCATCAATTGTAAACATGCGTTTAAAATTATCAAGGCCGATAAAATTCATTCTTGAAGTAATATTATAATCTGTAAAACTTGCAAATAAGGAAAATAAAAGAGGACCAAGTGTCAGTCCCAGAAATCCGATTATCCACGGGCTGATAAATAGATAGCCAAAGATATTTTCTCTTGTTTGGCGGGACATCCGTCTGCGTGATGTCTTTACTTTCTTGTCCGCAAGATCCGCTCCCCGGCGCGCAATCGTTGTATCATATGATTTCAACCCATACACCTTCTTTTAATTATTTTTAAAGAGAGAAGGATGTATCCTTCTCTCTTTGTTCTATTTTCTCTTTAGTTTTTTAACATCTTCCTCTGCGTTTGCCAGCGCTTTTTCTGGCTTTGTTTTTCCTAGAAGCACATTGTCTATATGCGGATTTATGCGGTTCTGGTAATCAGGATACCTTACTGGAACCGGAAACAATTGCGTTTGATCCAGGTTCTTCACCGAAGCTTCATATACGTACTTATCGTCGCCCTTTAGCTCTTTAACAACTGCTTCTGCAGCTTCTTTATTTGCGACATTATCATAGTTTTTCATTGCCCAGTATTTTTGTGCCTCGGGGCCAGTTAAATACTTGATAAATTTCATAGCTTCCTCAGGATGTTTGGCTCCTTTCGGTATTTCAGCTACGAAACCGCCGCCATCGCTCCAATTCCCCGAACCTTTTTCATATGCAGGAATTGGGGCTACCCCAAAGTTCATATCCTCTCCGTAGTCACGAATCTGTGTGTAAAACGTGCCGATATCAACCCACATTGCCACTTTGCCTGCAATGAATGGATTTGACTGCTCACTGCCAAATTCAGCTTCAAAAGATTGAACTGTCTTCTCACCAAGACGTTCTTTCCATCCCAGCAGCCATTGAAGAGCTTCCTGCTTTTTAGGTGTATTGATATAAAGTTCTCCATCTTGAATGAATCCTTTTCCGCCGTCAGCGCTTGTCATCCAGCTAGCAGCACCAATGCTTCCCCATAGAGGATAAAAGCCAACTCTCTCATAGAGGTCTCCATCCTTTTTATCAAGCTTTGCGGCGTACTCCTCCAGCTCCGCCCATGTTGCTGGCGGCTTTTCAGGATCAAGTCCAGCTTCTTTAAAAGCATCTTTATTGTAAAATAGCAATCTTGTATCAGTATTGAATGGAACTGCATAGGGTTTGTCCTCGTACATCACAGTTTCCCATAAATGAGGATAAAATTGATCTTTAAAGGATTCATCGATGTACTTGCTCAGATCTTCGGATTGTGCATTTTCAGCTCGCTGGGCGACTGAATTAATATCGTTTATAATAACATCTGCCGGGTTTCCCGCTGCAACGGATGCCAGGTTCTTTGTCCAAATATCTCCCCAGGGCAAATATGTATGCTTTACAAAAACCTCATCCTGTGAATTGTTAAAATCCTCTATGATTTTTTCTATGATTGGACGCCTCGTTTCTGAACCCCAGAAGCTCCAAAAATCAACAATGACTTTTCCATCCTTCGTTTTTTCTGCCTGAACACTTTCCTCACCCGAACAGCCTGCCAAGGTACCAATAAGCAGGATGGCGGAAATGATAAAGATTAATCCCTTTTTCATGATGCTCCCCCTAAATAATATTTAATTTTAAGCTTTAAGCTTATGCCTAACCCCTGCGCAAAGGAAAAATACCGGCCAGCAAATAAAATAATTATCAACTAAGATAGTACTACCCTGTTATTTGGGGATAAAACATTATTTTGAAAAAATTCTTGTATTATGTAAATTTTATGGACTTTACGCCTAATAAAAAAAAGACCCCTAAAAAGGAGTCTGAATTAAGGAGTTTTTTGAATACTTTGCGCAATGGCTTCCAAATACTCAATGAATATGGCACCTTCTTCAGAAGGAACTGCGTACATTATCTC is a genomic window containing:
- a CDS encoding carbohydrate ABC transporter permease, with the protein product MRTAAAPKFYETKKFKDKLKQTIIFIVLLAGSVLVLSPLWWMISTSLKSPAEIAQYPPTFMPKEFHFSNYVEAWKTAPFTRWAMNTFFIAFCGMAGSVLVNSLVAYAFAKIRFKGRNALFIVVLSTMLIPGFVTMVPQYILFSKLGWVNTYLPLIVPAFLGSAFFIFLLRQFMMTIPNELIEAAVLDGANHLQIWWHIMLPLTKPALITVAIFSFNGAWNDLLGPLLYINDESLYTLQIGLQTFKGTVQTQWHYLMAMSVMVLLPVVLLFFFFQKHFIEGSNIASGTKG
- a CDS encoding ABC transporter substrate-binding protein, which produces MKKGLIFIISAILLIGTLAGCSGEESVQAEKTKDGKVIVDFWSFWGSETRRPIIEKIIEDFNNSQDEVFVKHTYLPWGDIWTKNLASVAAGNPADVIINDINSVAQRAENAQSEDLSKYIDESFKDQFYPHLWETVMYEDKPYAVPFNTDTRLLFYNKDAFKEAGLDPEKPPATWAELEEYAAKLDKKDGDLYERVGFYPLWGSIGAASWMTSADGGKGFIQDGELYINTPKKQEALQWLLGWKERLGEKTVQSFEAEFGSEQSNPFIAGKVAMWVDIGTFYTQIRDYGEDMNFGVAPIPAYEKGSGNWSDGGGFVAEIPKGAKHPEEAMKFIKYLTGPEAQKYWAMKNYDNVANKEAAEAVVKELKGDDKYVYEASVKNLDQTQLFPVPVRYPDYQNRINPHIDNVLLGKTKPEKALANAEEDVKKLKRK
- a CDS encoding sugar ABC transporter permease translates to MKSYDTTIARRGADLADKKVKTSRRRMSRQTRENIFGYLFISPWIIGFLGLTLGPLLFSLFASFTDYNITSRMNFIGLDNFKRMFTIDDLFKTSLWNTLYYVLFSVPLTTAGAIFLSVLLNQKVRGMKFFRTLYYLPAILSGVAVYFLWMQLLSPSTGLVNTFLAWMGIEGPAWLFDPEWTKPALLLMKMWSVGGGMLLYLASLQGVSASLYEAADLDGAGVMQKFFYITLPMISPIIFFDVLTSTIGSFQIFQEAYVMTENGSGGPGNSLLFYNLHMWNNAFEVFDMGYASAMAWLLFIVVMVLTIINMKLGKKWVHYEGGDNK
- a CDS encoding ABC transporter permease, which gives rise to MINVFRKGWRPAAVLLLLFIIWELAVNLAEVPAWLLPPPTDIVLEAISGWEGFHLHLQSTVMLSLLGFIIGTVIGLLTAVILHLLPFIRESVYPLLILSQNVPIIVLAPLLVVWFGFGILPKLIVITLVCFFPITVAALDGFRQTPGELRHYMLMAGASKGQLFWKLELPYSLPSLFSGLKISATYSVMGAVISEWLGAKAGIGVYMTLASSSFRTDRVFVAIFAIMLLSLLFFGGILLAERLLIKWKARESGRK
- a CDS encoding ABC transporter ATP-binding protein codes for the protein MIQLSVNHLTKSFDSNQVLDNLSFHVNEGEFVSILGPSGSGKSTIFNLIGGMLLPDEGSITLGNVKINGKPGSISYMPQTPSLMPWRTILQNVLLGQEIMGKTDSETARKMLQKAGLGDYEKAYPHELSGGMKQRAAFIRALLSPQPIILLDEPFSALDELTRHDMQKWLLDIWNEHKPTILFVTHNIEEAIYLSDRILVLSSKPAKVIKEYKVPFTRPRMEELFLNENFLACKRNIHHALKNH
- a CDS encoding TatD family hydrolase yields the protein MDKYIDAHIHLDKYSNIELEKMFHELPFQLSLVTVSSDLASCKRNLALAEIYPFVKPAFGFHPEQVLPSDHDISELFSWIKIHIEHMAAVGEVGLPYYLRSDGSKQLGGYIELLEEFIKLAKRWDKPIALHAIYDDAPIVCNLLEKHSIKKAHFHWFKGDTAAVSRLIANGYYISFTPDIVYEKEIQDLVRDYPLEKMMAETDGPWEFEGPFINKPTHPAMMAHSISVLAELKEIAFSSALMKLYDNTKSFYNID
- a CDS encoding thiamine-binding protein; the encoded protein is MANALVSIQIIPKTKDGENVIPYVDEAISVIQQSGVKYEVHPLETTMEGDLEHLLKIIADMNRKMIEKGSSNVISQVKILYQPDGIEMSDLTEKYRP